Proteins from a genomic interval of Plasmodium reichenowi strain SY57 chromosome 13, whole genome shotgun sequence:
- a CDS encoding phosphoribosylpyrophosphate synthetase, with product MSFFVSKKCISNWYKKKNNNFFYDKERWYECKVAMLVSTGIIGGYYISKEENRKDFRKVCLHMRNGLKNNRFFNNNNMLFLNNNNNNNVFCDIGNKNKNNNYHHPLWRSEEKRPFEKKMENAILFSGTSNPLLSKNVADHLGTSLGRVNLKRFADGEVSMQFLESIRGKDVYIIQPTCPPVNENLIELLLMISTCRRASAKKITAVIPYYGYARQDRKLSSRVPISAADVARMIEAMGVDRVVAIDLHSGQIQGFFGPRVPVDNLEAQLIGLDYFTKKDLYKPVIVSPDAGGVYRARKFQDGLNHRGIGDCGIAMLIKQRTKPNEIEKMDLVGNVYDSDVIIVDDMIDTSGTLCEAAKQLKKHGARRVFAFATHGLFSGPAIDRIEKSPLEEVVVTDTVKSNKNIDSCKKITKLSVSVLVADAIRRIHQKESLNDLFNIKS from the coding sequence atgagtTTCTTTGtatcaaaaaaatgtatatcAAACTGGTATAAGAAgaagaataataattttttttatgataaagAAAGATGGTATGAATGTAAAGTTGCTATGTTAGTTAGTACGGGAATAATTGGTGGTTATTATATAAGTAAAGAAGAGAATAGAAAAGATTTTAGGAAGGTGTGTTTACACATGAGGAATggtttaaaaaataatagattttttaataataataatatgttatttttaaataataataataataataatgtattttGTGATAtaggaaataaaaataagaataataattatcatcatcCATTATGGAGATCAGAAGAAAAAAGAccttttgaaaaaaaaatggaaaatgCCATATTATTTAGTGGTACGTCAAATCCATTATTAAGCAAAAATGTAGCAGATCATTTAGGAACAAGTTTAGGACGTGTTAATTTAAAACGATTTGCTGATGGAGAAGTTTCTATGCAATTTTTAGAATCTATAAGAGGAAAAgatgtttatataattcaacCCACATGTCCTCCAGTTAATGAAAATTTAATAGAGTTGTTATTAATGATTTCTACATGTAGAAGAGCCTCagcaaaaaaaattacagCTGTTATACCTTATTATGGTTATGCTAGACAGGATAGAAAATTAAGTTCAAGGGTCCCAATTTCGGCTGCAGATGTTGCTAGAATGATTGAAGCCATGGGTGTTGATCGAGTAGTAGCTATAGATCTACACTCAGGACAAATCCAAGGGTTCTTCGGACCAAGAGTTCCTGTTGACAATTTAGAAGCGCAGTTAATAGGTTTAGATTATTTCACAAAAAAAGATTTATACAAACCAGTCATTGTGTCACCAGATGCTGGAGGTGTTTATAGAGCTAGGAAGTTTCAAGACGGATTAAATCATAGAGGTATAGGAGATTGTGGTATAGCTATGCTTATTAAACAAAGAACAAAACCTAAtgaaatagaaaaaatgGACCTTGTAGGAAATGTATACGATTCAGATGTTATTATTGTAGATGATATGATCGATACATCTGGTACATTATGTGAAGCAGCTAAACAACTTAAAAAACATGGAGCTAGAAGAGTATTTGCTTTCGCTACACATGGCTTATTTTCAGGACCAGCCATAGATAGAATTGAAAAATCACCACTTGAAGAAGTTGTTGTAACGGATACAGtaaaatcaaataaaaatatagatagttgtaaaaaaattacaaaattaAGTGTTTCTGTTCTTGTTGCTGATGCTATAAGAAGAATACACCAAAAGGAAAGTCTAAATGATTTATTCAACATTAAAAGTtga
- a CDS encoding dihydrofolate synthase/folylpolyglutamate synthase, with the protein MEKNRNDKSNKNDINYMNDKSGNYDKNNINNFIDKNDEHDMIDILHKINNEEKKYEEIKSYSECLELLYKTHALKLGLDNPKKLNESFGHPCDKYKTIHIAGTNGKGSVCYKIYTCLKIKKYKVGLFSSPHIFSLRERIIVNDEPISEKELIHLVNEVLNKAKKLYINPSFFEIITLVAFLHFLNKKVDYAIIETGIGGRLDATNILTKPEVIVITSIGYDHLNILGDNLPIICNEKIGIFKKDANVVIGPSVAIYKNVFDKAKELNCTIHTVVPEPRGERYNEENSRIALRTLEILNISIDYFLKSIIPIKPPLRIQYLATEQIQHIKKKFSPDNLEHSVQYPLAVILDVGHNETAIDRLCTDINYFHKGQNIRVCISITKPRNLSVFHPFIAQFSDTLKDIFYLPSLNERTYDFEEIVEMLNNEEEIKNEIKELILNSSKKVGKWLAHEKQGNINEEDALKLYKRGCIPLIIKNAFLECCKDNSILLVCGTFFVFDEVLNVFDIHSDMQDTIFMNEPSLV; encoded by the exons atggaaaaaaatcgaaatgataaaagtaacaaaaatgatataaactatatgaatgataaaagtggaaattatgataaaaataatataaataattttattgataaaaatgatgagCATGATATGATTgatatattacataaaataaataatgaggaaaaaaaatatgaagaaataaaatcCTACAGTGAGTGCttagaattattatataaaacacATGCCCTAAAATTAGGACTTGATAACCCAAAAAAATTGAACGAATCTTTTGGTCACCCTTgtgataaatataaaactaTTCATATTGCAGGGACAAATGGGAAAGGATCTGTATgctataaaatatatacatgtcttaaaataaaaaaatataaggtgggtcttttttcttcacctcatatattttctttaagAGAAAGAATTATAGTAAACGATGAACCAATAAGTGAAAAAGAGTTAATACATTTAGTAAACGAAGTATTAAATAAAGccaaaaaattatatataaatccatctttttttgaaataatTACATTAGTTGcatttttacattttttaaataagaAGGTAGATTATGCTATAATAGAAACAGGAATTGGAGGGCGCTTAGATGCAACTAATATATTAACCAAACCAGAAGTTATTGTAATTACTTCCATAGGATATgatcatttaaatatattaggTGATAATTTGCCtattatatgtaatgaaaaaattggaatttttaaaaaagatgCTAACGTTGTAATAGGACCATCAGTAgctatatataaaaatgtttttgATAAGGCAAAAGAATTAAATTGTACTATACATACTGTAGTACCTGAACCAAGAGGAGAAAGatataatgaagaaaattCAAGAATAGCATTGCGCACtttagaaatattaaatataagtATAGATTACTTTTTAAAGTCCATTATACCAATTAAACCACCGTTAAGAATTCAATATTTAGCTACCGAGCAAATACAacatataaagaaaaaattttcaCCAGATAACTTAGAACACAGTGTACAATACCCTCTAGCTGTTATTTTAGATGTAGGTCACAATGAAACTGCAATAGATAGATTGTGTACCgatattaattattttcataagGGACAAAATATAAGGGTATGTATATCTATAACAAAGCCGAGAAACTTGAGTGTATTCCATCCGTTCATAGCTCAATTTAGCGACACCTTAAAG GATATATTTTACCTTCCATCATTAAATGAAAGGACATACGACTTTGAGGAAATCGTTGAGATgttaaataatgaagaagaaataaaaaatgaaataaaagaGCTCATATTAAATAGCTCTAAAAAGGTTGGTAAATGGTTAGCTCATGAGAAACAAggaaatattaatgaagaagatgcacttaaattatacaaaagag GATGCATACCATTAATAATCAAAAATGCATTTCTTGAATGTTGCAAAGACAATAGTATATTATTAGTATGTGGAACGTTCTTCGTGTTTGATGAGGTTTTAAACGTTTTTGATATTCACTCGG ATATGCAAGATACCATTTTTATGAATGAACCATCTCTTGTTTAA
- a CDS encoding U6 snRNA-associated Sm-like protein LSm6, putative, whose amino-acid sequence MSTNSPKDFVESLKGRAVIVRLNNGTDYKGILACLDERMNVALEQTEEYYDGELTDKYNDAFIRGNNVFYIRAIEED is encoded by the coding sequence ATGTCAACAAATTCGCCAAAGGATTTTGTGGAAAGTTTAAAAGGTCGAGCAGTAATTGTTAGGTTGAATAACGGGACGGATTATAAGGGCATCCTTGCTTGTTTAGATGAACGTATGAACGTAGCGCTAGAACAAACCGAAGAATATTATGATGGTGAATTAACAGATAAATACAATGATGCTTTTATAAGAGGAAATaatgtattttatataagaGCCATTGAGGAAGACtga
- a CDS encoding hypothetical protein (conserved Plasmodium protein, unknown function) has translation MEDELIKKVKNISLHEENKNVYDEKRSLKKKIRDLENMINNTIMDLQTELYKSKEKEKVHEYDFSDILKEFKDDVKKKMDEINDIVEKKIEEQNVKHTKLFNMLISLKNENSSINKSISLLNEKIHMIQEDIGD, from the coding sequence ATGGAAGATGAATTAATTAAGAAAgtgaaaaatatttcacttcatgaagaaaataaaaatgtgtaTGATGAGAAGAGAAGcttgaaaaaaaaaataagagatcttgaaaatatgataaataatacaattaTGGATTTACAAAcagaattatataaatctaaagaaaaggaaaaagtTCATGAATATGATTTTAgtgatatattaaaagaatttaaagatgatgtaaagaaaaaaatggatgaaataaatgatatagttgaaaagaaaatagaagaacaaaatgtaaaacatacgaaattatttaatatgttgatatctttaaaaaatgaaaactcatcaataaataaatctatatctttattaaatgaaaaaatacatatgatACAAGAGGACATTGGtgattaa
- a CDS encoding oxidoreductase, putative, with protein MTSVKHPKISVLGAGDIGCALAHMICEKNLGDVVLHDFRKDLPKGRALDILHTRPLNRSRINILGTNEITDIKDSLVVVVTIEVSEREFAEFDEEDLEKQVYTSNVKLLKEVAKSIKKHCPQAFVVVTTSPVDCMAKVLQEHANIPPHKICGMAGVLHSARLRHNLAEKLRVNPGDVQGFVIGAHGDKMVPLPRYCCVNGIPLSDFTKKGAITEKEINQIVEKTRNTGFELLELLPEGSVCFAPSLAIVEIIEAYLKDLKRVLVCSVLLNGHYGHKGVFAGIPVVIGGKGIEKIIELDLNTQEKELFDDSLKHISYLFDNYKHETVVDDENKPN; from the exons atgacaTCAGTAAAACATCCCAAAATAAGTGTCTTGGGGGCAGGGGATATAGGTTGCGCTTTGGCTCATATGATTtgtgaaaaaaatttagGAGATGTCGTTTTACATGATTTTCGTAAAG ATTTACCAAAAGGAAGAGCGTTAGATATATTACACACAAGACCATTAAACAGATCCaggataaatatattaggAACAAATGAAATAACCGATATTAAAGATTCTTTAGTTGTAGTAGTAACAATAGAAGTATCTGAGAGAGAATTTGCTGAATTTGATGAAGAGGATTTAGAAAAACAAGTATATACATCTAATGTGAAATTGTTGAAAGAAGTTGCAAAgtcaataaaaaaacattgTCCCCAAGCTTTTGTAGTAGTAACAACAAGTCCTGTTGATTGTATGGCTAAGGTTTTACAAGAACATGCAAATATACCTCCTCACAAAATTTGTGGAATGGCGGGTGTTCTTCATAGTGCCAGATTGAGACATAATTTGGCTGAGAAGTTGAGA gtTAATCCGGGAGATGTACAAGGATTTGTGATAGGAGCTCATGGAGATAAGATGGTCCCCCTTCCAAGATATTGTTGTGTTAACGGCATACCATTAAGTGACTTTACAAAAAAAGGTGCGATTAcagaaaaagaaataaatcAAATAGTTGAAAAGACAAGAAATACGGGCTTTGAATTATTAGAACTGTTACCAGAAGGTTCAGTATGTTTTGCTCCTTCTTTAGCCATTGTCGAAATTATAGAAGCTTATCTAAAAGATTTAAAAAGAGTTCTTGTTTGTTCAGTTTTGCTAAATGGTCATTATGGGCACAAAGGAGTTTTTGCCGGTATACCCGTAGTTATAGGAGGAAAGGgtatagaaaaaataatagaaCTTGATTTAAATACACAAGAAAAAGAACTGTTTGATGATTCTTTAAAACATATCagttatttatttgataattataaacatGAAACAGTAGtagatgatgaaaataaacCAAACTAA
- a CDS encoding L-lactate dehydrogenase — protein sequence MAPKAKIVLVGSGMIGGVMATLIVQKNLGDVVLFDIVKNMPHGKALDTSHTNVMAYSNCKVSGSNTYDDLAGADVVIVTAGFTKAPGKSDKEWNRDDLLPLNNKIMIEIGGHIKKNCPNAFIIVVTNPVDVMVQLLHQHSGVPKNKIIGLGGVLDTSRLKYYISQKLNVCPRDVNAHIVGAHGNKMVLLKRYITVGGIPLQEFINNKLISDAELEAIFDRTVNTALEIVNLHASPYVAPAAAIIEMAESYLKDLKKVLICSTLLEGQYGHSDIFGGTPVVLGANGVEQVIELQLNSEEKAKFDEAIAETKRMKALA from the coding sequence atGGCACCAAAAGCAAAAATCGTTTTAGTTGGCTCTGGTATGATTGGAGGAGTAATGGCTACCTTAATTGTTCAGAAAAATTTAGGAGATGTAGTTTTGTTCGATATTGTAAAGAACATGCCACATGGAAAAGCTTTAGATACATCTCATACTAATGTTATGGCATATTCAAATTGCAAAGTAAGTGGTTCAAACACTTATGACGATTTAGCAGGAGCAGATGTAGTAATAGTAACAGCTGGATTTACCAAGGCCCCAGGAAAGAGTGACAAAGAATGGAATAGAGATGATTTATTACCATTAAACAACAAAATTATGATTGAAATTGGTGGTCATATTAAGAAGAATTGTCCAAATgcttttattattgttgtaACAAACCCAGTAGATGTTATGGTACAATTATTACATCAACATTCAGGTGTTCCTAAAAACAAGATTATTGGTTTAGGTGGTGTATTAGATACTTCAAGATTgaagtattatatatctcAGAAATTAAATGTATGTCCAAGAGATGTAAATGCACACATTGTAGGTGCTCATGGAAATAAAATGGttcttttaaaaagatACATTACTGTAGGTGGTATCCCTTTACaagaatttattaataacaaGTTAATTTCTGATGCTGAATTAGAAGCTATATTTGATAGAACTGTTAATACTGCTTTAGAAATTGTAAACTTACATGCATCACCATATGTTGCACCAGCTGCTGCTATTATCGAAATGGCTGAATCATACTTAAAAGATTTGAAAAAAGTATTAATTTGCTCAACCTTGTTAGAAGGACAATATGGACACTCAGATATATTTGGTGGTACACCTGTTGTTTTAGGTGCTAATGGTGTTGAACAAGTTATTGAATTACAATTAAATAGTGAGGAAAAAGCTAAATTTGATGAAGCTATAGCTGAAACGAAGAGAATGAAGGCATTAGCTTAA
- a CDS encoding SNARE protein, putative, which produces MSDFSRDMSNNENSKKIALYSILIYKYESSNQPIFLTSALDLSSFPFFHRSSLKEHIYFHARLVCGRTQKGTREVIELESGIGHLHIYTNKENNISVLVLSTSSYPLRIAFSLIDLTHKLFAQKCRGMYEQVRQDLKEGMLIQNELNDLLKKYQNPSEADKLSRVQKDLDEVKDVMLKNIEDLLQRGEKLDDLMKKSQDLSNSSYQFYRQAKKNNQCCSLY; this is translated from the exons atgagTGATTTTTCAAGGGATATGtcaaataatgaaaattcaaaaaaaatcGCATTGTATTCTATattaatatacaaatatgaATCATCTAATCAAccaatttttttaacatcGGCACTAGATTTATCTtcatttcctttttttcataGATCTTCATTAAaagaacatatatattttcatgCACGTCTTGTATGTGGAAGGACACAAAAAGGTACACGTGAAGTTATAGAACTCGAATCTGGTATAGGTcatttacatatttatacaaataaagaaaataatattagtGTCTTAGTACTTTCAACTTCGTCTTATCCATTAAGAATTGCTTTTTCTCTAATCGATTTAACACATAAATTATTTGCTCAAAAATGTAGAGGTATGTATGAACAAGTTCGTCAAGATTTAAAAGAAGGTATGCTTATTCAAAATGAACTTAAcgatttattaaaaaaatatcaaaaCCCTTCAGAGGCTGATAAATTATCAAGAGTTCAAAAAGATCTAGACGAAGTTAAAGATGTtatgttaaaaaatattgagGACCTTTTACAAAGAGGAGAAAAGTTAGATGACCTCATGAAGAAAAGTCAGGACCTTTCCAATTCCTCCTACCAATTTTATAG acaagccaaaaaaaataaccAGTGTTGTAGCTTATACTGA